A region from the Aegilops tauschii subsp. strangulata cultivar AL8/78 chromosome 5, Aet v6.0, whole genome shotgun sequence genome encodes:
- the LOC109754872 gene encoding uncharacterized protein, with amino-acid sequence MSWFGLSFARPGDKRWTRVLPKDTHAVGDILYNDKDGLFYILYLNGSIGTLDLSGPSPSLTMIMRREISSSPYHTMYLALGSSGELLQVERKWSPKNISLKYHDTYRDINLASEDDQDIDASRPLEMAHRLVKKASTVQLLVFKVDIERRKLVKLRDIGDHALFLGLNSAVCLPTKDFPAFEPNSVYLTDACLYYGPMLRKVLCI; translated from the coding sequence ATGTCGTGGTTTGGTCTCTCTttcgccaggcctggagacaagAGGTGGACAAGGGTGCTCCCCAAAGATACACACGCGGTCGGCGACATCCTTTACAATGACAAGGATGGCTTGTTCTACATCCTatatttgaatggttccattggTACCTTGGATCTCAGCGGGCCTTCACCATCACTGACCATGATCATGCGCCGCGAGATAAGTTCGTCCCCTTATCATACCATGTACCTCGCCCTTGGTTCATCAGGTGAACTCTTGCAGGTAGAAAGGAAGTGGAGTCCCAAAAATATTTCACTAAAGTATCATGACACTTACCGAGACATCAACCTAGCCAGTGAAGATGACCAAGATATTGATGCATCACGACCGCTTGAAATGGCACATCGGCTTGTCAAGAAGGCCAGCACGGTCCAGCTCCTGGTCTTCAAGGTTGACATCGAGCGGCGGAAGTTGGTGAAACTAAGGGACATTGGGGATCACGCGCTCTTTCTTGGGCTCAACTCTGCCGTGTGCCTTCCGACCAAGGACTTCCCGGCGTTCGAGCCAAACAGCGTCTACCTCACGGACGCCTGTTTATACTACGGCCCAATGCTACGAAAAGTTCTTTGCATCTAG
- the LOC109754874 gene encoding putative disease resistance RPP13-like protein 2, with product MNRRDGYEDAIGLHKDVKTVKNMLLREDHPQQMFISILGESGVGKSTLIKAILRHRVVINQFEIIVGHDLPPDMTAEEILQEIYSRASSEGQCQLDEGIDITDKLRHILEKKRYLVVIGEISSKTILNCVRASLPEDNNASRVLLVLDSESEEVAWHANSMNKDGINGIHMLGRLDEKRSGELFCWRAFRKEVFDVKEDTSKYDNIVHDITGGYPLAIVLLAGLLRFKEKPGQWEAVLQQLRHGPGTRKEAQGVEGNKMSSTTQDNLSTRTTLERVFWESFEDLPNDLKSCFLYLVACPKNTSIDVDVIVRMWMAEGFIKPQSGKTMEELGYNFLKELALRCLVHIEKMNRMGKIELVSVHRSLYQFLYSEAREAGFIDVHGMHDIFVPPSEKDPSNDSQSRNHKGQNDLKFLRGSKFLRVISVRGLRIKELPSEIGDMVHLRYLAVTECEDLKELLFSIKGLLNLQTLDMRVTQVEEIHPSFWKIKTLRHVLADKLTLPASIKEELDELQTLWGVKPALEGEWDQGSCPLHKMTKLRTLYLHGFNQFKHGAALESALGKMSLLENLWLDGDEIPLCVFTAQSLRYLQTVWLGGTIKWPEAGYDVRKVRPNLVRLTVTVVMDSSEEVPQHIKDELHGILVVKVNDL from the exons ATGAACAGGCGGGATGGTTATGAGGATGCCATAGGTTTGCACAAAGATGTGAAGACAGTTAAGAACATGCTGCTACGTGAAGATCATCCTCAACAAATGTTTATCTCGATACTTGGGGAGAGTGGTGTCGGAAAGAGTACCCTAATAAAGGCAATCTTGCGACATAGGGTGGTGATTAATCAGTTTGAAATTATAGTTGGGCACGACCTGCCGCCAGATATGACTGCAGAAGAGATTCTCCAAGAAATCTACAGTAGAGCATCATCAGAAGGACAATGTCAGCTGGATGAAGGAATTGATATCACTGATAAGCTCCGACACATCCTGGAGAAAAAGAGGTACCTGGTGGTTATCGGTGAAATATCCTCCAAAACCATCCTCAACTGTGTGAGAGCGAGCCTACCAGAGGACAATAATGCCAGTCGTGTTCTGCTCGTGTTGGACAGTGAGAGCGAAGAAGTGGCATGGCATGCTAACTCCATGAACAAAGATGGCATCAACGGAATCCACATGTTGGGACGCTTGGATGAAAAACGAAGTGGAGAGTTGTTCTGTTGGAGGGCTTTCAGGAAAGAAGTGTTTGATGTAAAGGAAGACACGAGCAAGTATGACAACATTGTGCATGATATAACTGGGGGCTACCCTTTAGCTATAGTTCTCCTGGCTGGACTCCTACGATTCAAGGAGAAGCCAGGCCAGTGGGAAGCAGTGTTGCAACAGCTCAGGCATGGACCAGGAACAAGGAAAGAAGCACAAGGCGTTGAGGGCAACAAGATGAGCTCTACAACACAAGATAACCTATCCACAAGAACGACCCTCGAGAGAGTGTTCTGGGAAAGCTTTGAAGACCTTCCCAATGACCTCAAGTCGTGCTTCCTCTACTTGGTCGCCTGCCCCAAGAACACATCAATAGATGTCGATGTGATCGTGAGGATGTGGATGGCCGAGGGATTCATCAAGCCGCAGTCGGGCAAGACTATGGAGGAGCTGGGTTACAACTTCCTCAAGGAACTAGCCTTGAGATGCCTTGTTCACATTGAGAAGATGAACCGCATGGGCAAGATTGAGTTAGTCAGCGTTCACCGTAGCCTCTATCAGTTCCTGTATtcagaggctcgcgaggctggaTTCATTGATGTTCATGGCATGCATGACATCTTTGTTCCACCATCG GAGAAAGACCCAAGCAATGACAGCCAAAGCAGGAACCACAAGGGTCAGAATGATCTCAAGTTTTTGCGTGGGTCCAAGTTCCTTCGTGTAATCTCTGTACGTGGATTGAGGATTAAGGAATTGCCCAGTGAGATTGGCGACATGGTTCACTTGCGGTACCTAGCTGTTACTGAGTGCGAGGACCTCAAGGAGCTCCTCTTCAGCATTAAGGGTCTGCTCAACCTGCAGACACTAGACATGAGAGTAACTCAAGTCGAGGAGATACACCCATCCTTCTGGAAGATAAAGACGCTGCGGCATGTGCTTGCAGACAAGCTCACACTTCCAGCGTCCATCAAGGAAGAACTGGACGAGCTGCAGACGCTATGGGGTGTAAAACCAGCCCTAGAAGGAGAATGGGATCAAGGGAGTTGCCCACTGCACAAGATGACCAAACTCCGGACATTGTATCTGCACGGATTCAATCAATTTAAACACGGGGCTGCACTTGAGAGTGCTCTTGGGAAGATGAGTCTCCTTGAAAACTTGTGGCTTGACGGTGATGAGATCCCTTTGTGTGTTTTCACCGCACAGAGCCTTCGATACCTTCAGACAGTATGGCTCGGTGGCACAATCAAATGGCCTGAGGCTGGATACGATGTTCGCAAGGTCCGGCCAAACCTTGTAAGGCTCACAGTCACAGTGGTCATGGATAGCAGTGAGGAGGTGCCCCAGCACATCAAGGACGAACTGCACGGGATACTAGTAGTAAAGGTAAACGATCTATAG
- the LOC141023231 gene encoding putative F-box protein At4g22180 — protein sequence MGSVLSYAADAATATKNYVRQRRSTTADDVAGWSSLPDDLLFTIMASLDVPSLRRTGAVCKSWRAAHHAFRLPELERAPCLLYACEEYGPNYAALYCPATGATFRVPFPGPPHEKRGFAFACQGGWVFTTDEIGNPYLLNPVTGAQAVLPPLKTIYGSDKFYDDHGKHVWPAAPEYGIMKPKIKWARHREFLGVASPPPPMSKNAPS from the coding sequence ATGGGATCAGTCTTGTCCTACGCCGCCGACGCAGCCACGGCGACCAAGAACTACGTGCGGCAAAGGAGGTCAACCACGGCAGATGACGTCGCCGGTTGGTCGAGCCTGCCGGATGACCTCCTGTTCACCATCATGGCGTCGCTGGACGTCCCCAGCCTCCGGCGCACTGGCGCCGTGTGCAAGTCCTGGCGCGCCGCGCACCACGCCTTCCGCCTCCCCGAGCTTGAGCGCGCGCCGTGCCTGCTCTACGCATGCGAGGAGTACGGGCCCAACTATGCCGCCCTCTACTGCCCAGCCACTGGTGCCACCTTCCGCGTCCCCTTCCCGGGGCCCCCGCACGAGAAGCGGGGTTTCGCCTTCGCGTGCCAAGGCGGCTGGGTGTTCACCACCGACGAGATCGGCAACCCGTACCTCCTCAACCCCGTCACCGGCGCCCAGGCCGTGCTCCCGCCGCTCAAGACAATCTACGGAAGTGACAAGTTTTATGACGACCACGGCAAGCACGTCTGGCCTGCTGCCCCCGAATATGGTATCATGAAACCCAAAATCAAATGGGCGCGTCACCGGGAGTTTTTGGGAGtcgcctctccgccgccgccgatgtCAAAGAATGCACCGTCTTGA
- the LOC109754867 gene encoding disease resistance protein Pik-2-like, which produces MEVVSAAHGAFGPLLEKLTTLLVDEYARLKGVRREIRSLRSELSSMHAALKEYTKLEDPNDQVKTWISLVRELAYDTEDALDKFVHQLVNGSRRHHGGFKKLFRKTICHLKTLGSRRGIADQIDDLKDRIKHVKDLKDSYTLDGAPSSTTRHGVVDPRLHAIFAEEAHLVGMEGPRDDLANWMMEEGNNSSSHCKVLSIVGFGGLGKTTLANEVRRKIQGRFHCQAFVSISQKPDIKKIIKDVISQMPCLDGSTQDTMDWDEKKSIAKLREMLQDKRYLVIIDDVWSRQAWNTIKCAFPENNCSSRIIATTRIIDVAKSCCQNTDDRMYKMEALNDLHSRTLFSKRIFGSSNYCPEVLHKVSDGILKKCGGLPLAIISISSLLANRPAMKDEWEKVKRSIGCALENNQSLEGMSSILSLSYNDLPPNLKTCLLYLSVFPEDYVIDRERLVRRWIAEGFISEQHGQSQQEVAENYFYELVNKSMVQPVDIGYDGKVRACQVHDMMLEIIISKSIEDNFVTVVRRGQISLKSHQGFIRRLSVQHIDQELLSALANEDLSHVRSLTVTSSVCMKHFPSLVEFESLRVLDFEDCQGLQEYDMNNIDKLFQLKYLSFRGTCITKPPSRIVMLRNLQTLDLRMTSMQQDLPDGIALLTKLQYLLTETQHKIPIGITNMRSLRVTPNFNITKSPLDAVEELGNLTRLNELSLHLSDGYRYKTHEEVLLSSLCKLSRCKLRSLYISREWGSLNFIDSWSPPSSLQIFHMSSNMHLANIPKWISPGLTSLVNLDINVAELREEGLHTLGLLPSLLDLALCLRSGGSKKLTVIGFPCLKRFNLFSWDGAYVMLTKGSMWNLEEFLLSFDVSVAKAYGFYLGIEHLPSLKLIQVVLRNEGATHSESKAAAAAIREEAGAHPNHPEVCILEEPDEDEDNNEKTDNDEGKSREEGN; this is translated from the exons ATGGAGGTTGTGAGCGCTGCACATGGTGCGTTTGGTCCTCTGCTGGAGAAGCTCACCACCTTGCTCGTCGACGAGTATGCTAGGCTCAAAGGGGTCCGCCGCGAGATCCGTTCCCTCAGATCAGAGCTCAGCAGCATGCACGCTGCACTCAAAGAGTACACCAAGCTAGAAGACCCAAATGACCAAGTGAAGACATGGATATCGCTGGTCAGGGAGTTGGCCTATGACACCGAGGATGCCTTGGACAAATTCGTCCACCAGCTTGTCAATGGAAGTCGAAGGCACCACGGCGGTTTCAAGAAGCTCTTCCGGAAGACCATCTGTCATCTCAAGACGCTTGGGTCTCGCCGTGGAATCGCTGACCAGATTGACGACCTCAAGGACCGCATTAAGCATGTGAAAGATCTCAAGGATAGCTACACATTGGATGGTGCTCCTTCCAGCACAACTCGCCATGGAGTCGTGGATCCCCGACTGCACGCGATTTTTGCCGAAGAGGCACATCTTGTCGGTATGGAAGGTCCAAGAGACGATCTTGCTAACTGGATGATGGAAGAAGGAAACAACTCGTCCAGCCATTGCAAGGTGTTGTCTATTGTTGGGTTTGGTGGATTGGGAAAGACAACATTGGCAAATGAGGTCCGTCGGAAGATTCAAGGACGGTTCCATTGCCAAGCTTTTGTATCGATCTCGCAAAAGCCAGATATAAAGAAAATTATCAAGGATGTTATCTCTCAAATGCCATGCCTAGATGGATCCACACAAGATACCATGGATTGGGATGAAAAGAAGTCCATTGCAAAGCTAAGAGAAATGCTACAAGATAAAAG GTATCTCGTCATCATTGATGATGTATGGTCTAGACAAGCATGGAATACTATCAAGTGTGCTTTTCCAGAGAATAATTGTTCTAGCAGAATTATAGCTACTACCCGCATCATTGATGTAGCAAAGTCATGTTGTCAGAATACTGATGACCGCATGTACAAAATGGAAGCCCTAAATGATCTTCACTCTAGGACATTGTTTTCGAAAAGAATATTTGGCTCTAGTAACTATTGTCCTGAAGTGTTGCACAAAGTTTCAGATGGAATTCTAAAAAAATGTGGAGGCCTACCACTAGCAATTATCAGTATATCAAGTTTGTTGGCGAATAGGCCAGCTATGAAGGATGAGTGGGAGAAGGTTAAAAGATCAATTGGCTGCGCACTAGAAAATAACCAGAGTCTAGAGGGAATGAGTAGTATACTATCTCTTAGCTATAATGATCTTCCACCTAATCTCAAGACATGTCTGTTGTATTTAAGTGTATTCCCTGAGGATTATGTTATTGACAGAGAGAGGTTAGTGAGGCGATGGATAGCAGAAGGATTTATCTCGGAACAACATGGGCAGAGCCAGCAAGAAGTTGCGGAGAACTACTTTTATGAGCTTGTCAACAAAAGCATGGTTCAACCAGTGGATATTGGATATGATGGCAAGGTTCGTGCCTGCCAAGTGCACGACATGATGCTTGAAATTATCATTTCAAAATCCATTGAAGATAATTTTGTCACTGTGGTACGCAGAGGTCAGATAAGTTTGAAAAGTCATCAAGGTTTTATTCGGCGACTATCAGTCCAACACATTGACCAGGAGTTGCTATCAGCATTGGCAAATGAAGATCTAAGCCATGTTCGATCTCTGACGGTAACATCATCAGTTTGCATGAAACACTTTCCTAGTCTTGTTGAATTTGAATCTCTACGTGTACTGGACTTTGAAGATTGTCAAGGTTTGCAGGAGTATGATATGAACAATATAGACAAATTATTCCAACTAAAGTACCTCAGCTTTAGGGGCACGTGCATAACAAAGCCACCATCAAGGATTGTAATGCTACGTAACCTACAGACCCTTGATCTTAGGATGACATCCATGCAACAAGATCTGCCAGATGGAATTGCTCTGCTCACTAAACTACAGTATCTACTCACTGAAACACAACATAAGATACCTATTGGGATCACCAATATGAGGAGCTTACGGGTAACCCCAAATTTTAATATTACCAAGAGTCCATTGGATGCAGTGGAGGAGCTTGGGAACCTAACCAGATTAAACGAGCTCTCTTTGCACTTGTCTGATGGATATAGGTACAAGACGCATGAGGAGGTGCTACTCTCCTCACTATGCAAGCTTAGCCGTTGCAAACTCCGGTCCTTATACATAAGTAGGGAATGGGGTTCACTCAACTTTATAGATTCTTGGTCCCCTCCATCCTCCCTTCAGATATTTCATATGTCTAGCAACATGCATTTAGCAAACATTCCAAAGTGGATTTCTCCGGGACTCACAAGCCTTGTTAATCTGGATATCAATGTGGCTGAACTGAGGGAGGAAGGTCTGCACACTCTTGGTTTGCTCCCATCGTTACTGGATCTAGCATTGTGTTTGCGTTCAGGAGGAAGCAAAAAGCTTACCGTAATTGGATTCCCATGCCTCAAGAGGTTTAACCTCTTTAGTTGGGATGGGGCATATGTGATGCTCACGAAAGGGTCCATGTGGAATCTTGAGGAGTTTTTGTTGTCTTTTGATGTGTCAGTGGCCAAAGCGTATGGCTTCTATTTAGGCATTGAGCATCTCCCATCTCTCAAACTAATACAAGTAGTTCTTCGCAACGAAGGTGCCACACATTCGGAATCGAAGGCTGCAGCCGCTGCCATCAGGGAGGAAGCAGGTGCCCATCCCAACCATCCCGAAGTCTGTAttttggaggaaccggatgaagatgAAGATAACAATGAAAAGACTGATAATGATGAAGGAAAGAGCAGAGAGGAGGGGAATTAA